A genomic stretch from Sinorhizobium terangae includes:
- the ubiG gene encoding bifunctional 2-polyprenyl-6-hydroxyphenol methylase/3-demethylubiquinol 3-O-methyltransferase UbiG: MSETARTTIDQSEVDRFSAMAAEWWDPTGKFRPLHKFNPVRLAYIRDKVSEHFGRDPKGPQPLKGLRLLDIGCGGGLLSEPMARMGANVLGADASEKNIGIARTHAAGSGVSVDYRAVTAEALAEAGESFDVVLNMEVVEHVADVDFFITTCAHMVRPGGLMFIATINRTVKAAALAIFAAENLLRWLPRGTHQYEKLVRPEELERPLEASGMEITDRTGVFFNPLANQWNLSKDMDVNYMIVARRPL; the protein is encoded by the coding sequence ATGAGCGAGACGGCACGCACCACGATCGATCAGAGCGAGGTGGATCGGTTTTCCGCGATGGCGGCCGAATGGTGGGATCCGACCGGCAAGTTCCGTCCGCTGCACAAGTTCAATCCGGTGCGCCTTGCCTATATCCGCGACAAGGTGTCAGAGCATTTCGGCCGCGATCCCAAGGGTCCGCAGCCGCTCAAGGGCCTGCGGCTGCTCGACATCGGCTGCGGCGGCGGCCTGCTCTCCGAGCCGATGGCGCGCATGGGTGCGAATGTCCTCGGCGCCGACGCATCGGAAAAGAATATCGGCATCGCCAGGACCCACGCGGCCGGAAGCGGCGTTTCCGTCGACTACCGCGCAGTCACCGCGGAGGCGCTCGCCGAGGCCGGCGAAAGCTTCGACGTCGTCCTCAACATGGAGGTGGTGGAACATGTCGCAGACGTCGATTTCTTCATCACCACCTGCGCCCACATGGTGCGGCCGGGTGGGCTGATGTTCATAGCCACCATCAACCGTACCGTGAAAGCCGCCGCGCTGGCGATTTTCGCCGCGGAAAACCTGTTGCGCTGGCTCCCGCGCGGCACCCACCAGTACGAGAAGCTGGTTCGTCCGGAAGAGCTGGAAAGGCCGCTCGAGGCAAGCGGCATGGAAATCACCGACCGAACCGGCGTGTTCTTCAATCCGCTCGCCAATCAATGGAACTTGTCTAAGGATATGGACGTCAACTACATGATCGTCGCCAGGCGTCCGCTCTGA
- a CDS encoding methyltransferase domain-containing protein, with amino-acid sequence MEIIFDQSLVEAHRHRALINGDQKATFLLDIVAQELAERVSVVERHFDRAMELHGYTGPTARCLAATGKVGIIERVETEEGFGSGDRPVTVAPLEQIPAAPESLNLLVSPLSLHLTNDTPGVFIQARRVLKPDGLFLAAIPGNGTLQELRESLLTAEAELTGGASPRVIPFADVREMGALLQRAGFALPVADAETYTVRYDSLFGLLKDLRAMGMANPLTARSRVPVSRRFFLRAAEIYAERFSDPDGRIRATFSVIYVSGWAPHESQQKPLRPGSAKQRLSEALGVNEHPLKEK; translated from the coding sequence GTGGAAATCATCTTTGACCAGAGCCTCGTCGAGGCGCACCGCCACAGGGCCCTCATCAACGGCGACCAGAAGGCAACCTTCCTGCTCGATATCGTGGCGCAAGAGCTCGCCGAGCGCGTCAGCGTCGTTGAACGGCATTTCGACCGGGCAATGGAATTGCATGGTTACACCGGCCCCACGGCCCGCTGTCTTGCAGCGACGGGCAAGGTCGGAATCATCGAGCGGGTGGAAACGGAGGAAGGCTTCGGCTCCGGCGACCGACCTGTCACGGTCGCCCCACTCGAGCAGATTCCCGCGGCACCGGAATCGCTCAACCTTCTCGTGTCACCGCTTTCGCTGCATCTCACAAACGATACGCCGGGCGTCTTCATCCAGGCTCGTCGCGTGTTGAAGCCGGATGGCCTGTTCCTCGCGGCGATCCCGGGCAACGGCACGTTGCAGGAGCTTCGCGAGTCGCTTCTCACCGCCGAGGCCGAACTGACCGGCGGGGCGAGCCCAAGGGTCATTCCCTTTGCCGACGTCCGCGAAATGGGTGCGCTCCTGCAGCGGGCAGGCTTTGCCCTGCCGGTCGCGGACGCCGAAACCTACACGGTCCGCTACGATTCGCTTTTCGGATTGCTGAAGGACCTGAGGGCCATGGGCATGGCCAACCCGCTGACGGCCCGCAGTCGCGTGCCGGTTTCCAGGCGGTTCTTCCTGAGGGCAGCCGAGATCTATGCGGAACGCTTCTCTGACCCCGATGGCCGCATCCGCGCGACGTTCTCGGTCATCTATGTTTCCGGTTGGGCACCGCACGAGAGCCAGCAAAAGCCGTTACGACCCGGTTCCGCGAAGCAAAGGCTTTCCGAAGCGCTCGGAGTCAACGAACATCCGTTGAAAGAAAAATAG
- a CDS encoding (deoxy)nucleoside triphosphate pyrophosphohydrolase: MDVQEKKIVLVAACALVDSDGRILLAQRPGGKPLAGLWEFPGGKVEPGETPEATLIRELEEELGIRTKVACLAPLTFASHSYDDFHLLMPLYVCRRYEGFAEGREGQTIKWVRPKALRDYPMPPADEPLIPFLMDLL; encoded by the coding sequence ATGGATGTGCAGGAAAAGAAGATCGTGCTGGTTGCGGCCTGCGCTCTGGTCGATTCCGATGGCCGCATTCTCCTGGCGCAGCGTCCGGGGGGAAAGCCGCTTGCCGGGCTTTGGGAGTTTCCCGGCGGCAAGGTGGAGCCTGGTGAAACGCCCGAGGCGACGCTGATCCGTGAGCTGGAGGAGGAACTCGGCATCCGCACCAAGGTCGCATGCCTTGCGCCGCTCACCTTCGCGAGCCACAGCTATGACGATTTCCATCTGCTGATGCCGCTCTATGTATGCCGGCGATACGAGGGCTTTGCCGAGGGGCGCGAGGGCCAGACGATCAAGTGGGTGCGACCGAAAGCGCTGCGCGACTATCCGATGCCTCCGGCGGATGAACCGCTGATCCCGTTTCTGATGGATTTGCTCTGA
- a CDS encoding ComF family protein, which yields MDGAVAPPRERSRRIVFPPVCCGCGRLTGDHHAVCPACWSGLRLIERPYCEILGLPFAFDPGPGSLSPEAIADPPVFDRLRSVAIHDGVVRDLVHGLKYRDRTDLAPMMGEWMIRASDGAVAAADMIVPVPLHAFRLWRRKFNQAAELARVIAGHAGKPYRPDVLRRIKRTSRQVGLGARAREENVRGAFVVPESGRPGLSGKRIILVDDVYTTGATVSAATRALKRAGAGDVTVLTFARAMSGPI from the coding sequence ATGGACGGCGCTGTTGCGCCGCCTCGGGAGCGAAGCCGTCGCATCGTCTTTCCACCGGTCTGCTGCGGCTGCGGTCGGCTGACGGGCGATCATCATGCCGTATGCCCGGCCTGCTGGTCCGGTCTGCGGCTGATCGAGCGACCCTATTGCGAGATCCTCGGGCTCCCCTTTGCCTTTGATCCCGGACCGGGTTCCCTCTCCCCCGAAGCCATCGCCGATCCGCCCGTCTTCGACCGGCTCCGCTCGGTCGCGATCCACGACGGTGTCGTGCGCGATCTCGTCCACGGCTTGAAATACCGCGACCGCACCGATCTGGCGCCGATGATGGGCGAATGGATGATCCGTGCGAGCGACGGCGCGGTCGCGGCTGCCGACATGATCGTACCGGTTCCGCTCCATGCATTCCGCCTCTGGCGGCGAAAGTTCAACCAGGCCGCCGAACTCGCCCGTGTGATCGCGGGTCACGCGGGAAAACCCTATCGACCGGACGTGCTCCGCCGCATCAAGCGCACCAGCCGGCAGGTCGGTCTCGGCGCCCGGGCGCGTGAGGAAAATGTTCGCGGCGCTTTCGTCGTCCCTGAAAGCGGCAGGCCGGGTCTCAGCGGGAAAAGAATTATACTCGTCGACGATGTATATACGACCGGTGCAACCGTCTCGGCCGCCACCCGTGCGCTGAAGCGGGCGGGGGCTGGAGATGTCACGGTCTTGACCTTTGCAAGAGCCATGTCCGGTCCTATATGA
- the grxC gene encoding glutaredoxin 3 translates to MASVVIYTRQFCGYCSAAKKLLETKGVTFVEHDATHDPGLRQTMIEKSNGGTTFPQIFINGLHVGGCDDLHALDRAGKLDEMLVA, encoded by the coding sequence ATGGCTTCGGTCGTCATTTATACGCGTCAGTTCTGCGGGTATTGCTCGGCAGCGAAGAAACTTCTCGAAACCAAAGGCGTCACCTTCGTCGAGCATGACGCGACCCATGATCCGGGCCTGCGCCAGACGATGATCGAAAAGTCCAACGGCGGCACGACTTTCCCGCAGATCTTCATCAACGGCCTACACGTCGGTGGTTGTGACGACCTGCATGCGCTCGACCGGGCTGGCAAGCTCGATGAGATGCTCGTAGCCTAG
- a CDS encoding class I SAM-dependent methyltransferase: MPNDRIGWAVDVLAPRASERILEIGCGHGVAVTMVCDRLTDGHIVAVDRSATMIAAAKRRNAVHLAAGRVQFHAAELASADFGEARFDKAFALRVGVFARNGPVRELEVLARHLSPAGRLFLFHDEPSRSAADVARRLEAGIRRNAWTVAAVLTRRFDGCDVACVIAVPPKRVAVADEPKR; encoded by the coding sequence ATGCCGAATGACAGGATAGGCTGGGCGGTCGACGTTCTGGCGCCGCGCGCGTCCGAGCGGATCCTCGAAATCGGTTGCGGCCACGGGGTCGCGGTGACGATGGTTTGCGACAGGCTGACCGATGGCCATATCGTCGCCGTCGACCGCTCGGCGACGATGATCGCGGCGGCAAAGCGGCGAAATGCGGTTCATCTCGCCGCCGGCCGCGTGCAGTTTCATGCGGCCGAGCTTGCCTCTGCGGATTTCGGCGAGGCGCGTTTCGATAAAGCCTTCGCCCTGCGCGTCGGCGTTTTCGCGCGCAACGGCCCCGTGCGCGAGCTTGAGGTTCTGGCGCGGCACCTTTCTCCGGCGGGGCGGCTCTTTCTTTTCCACGACGAGCCATCCCGCAGCGCCGCCGATGTTGCTCGGCGACTTGAGGCGGGCATAAGGCGTAATGCCTGGACGGTGGCAGCAGTGCTAACGCGCAGGTTTGACGGTTGCGACGTCGCCTGCGTCATCGCTGTTCCACCGAAGCGGGTTGCCGTTGCCGACGAACCGAAGCGGTGA
- a CDS encoding GNAT family N-acetyltransferase: MTSNDRQPPTTGAAVGDAMMVDLPSVRRLEAVGFRAWPAASVQYDGSWLIRLTAGHASKRLNSVNPLDPSDYRDIHIRLEKAGKRFSDYGRPLIVRQTPLTPPQLIAYMDNEGWVAFGHSLVLTADLAEREFGDGIDHLPIKDVGRFVDARILIGKEEPQTKPALTEIINAIKPECGLFLFEDLEIGPTAVSLVVQDNDLAGIMQFAVAEGVRRQGVGSALLDASLRWARLKGAKKAWLQVEAENEAAVELYRKAGFTEVYRYLYRAPRA; encoded by the coding sequence ATGACATCGAATGACAGGCAGCCGCCGACGACGGGCGCGGCGGTTGGGGACGCGATGATGGTTGATCTCCCGAGTGTGCGCCGCCTGGAAGCCGTCGGCTTCCGCGCCTGGCCGGCCGCAAGCGTTCAGTATGACGGCAGCTGGTTGATCCGCCTTACGGCGGGACATGCATCCAAGCGCCTGAACTCGGTCAACCCGCTCGACCCGTCGGATTACCGTGACATTCACATCCGGCTCGAAAAGGCAGGCAAGCGCTTCTCCGATTACGGCCGTCCGCTCATCGTTCGCCAGACGCCGCTGACGCCGCCGCAGCTGATCGCCTACATGGACAACGAAGGCTGGGTCGCATTCGGGCACAGCCTGGTGCTGACGGCGGACCTAGCCGAGCGCGAATTCGGCGATGGCATAGACCACCTCCCCATCAAGGATGTCGGCCGTTTCGTCGATGCGCGCATCTTGATCGGCAAAGAAGAGCCGCAGACCAAGCCGGCGCTTACAGAAATCATCAATGCCATCAAGCCGGAATGCGGCCTGTTCCTGTTCGAAGACCTTGAGATCGGCCCGACCGCCGTGTCGCTGGTGGTCCAGGACAACGATCTGGCCGGCATCATGCAGTTCGCGGTCGCCGAGGGCGTGCGCCGACAGGGGGTCGGTTCGGCGTTGCTCGATGCCTCGCTACGCTGGGCGCGCCTCAAGGGTGCGAAGAAAGCCTGGCTGCAGGTGGAGGCCGAAAACGAAGCGGCGGTCGAGCTCTACCGCAAGGCCGGCTTCACCGAGGTCTATCGTTACCTTTATCGCGCGCCGAGGGCCTGA
- a CDS encoding carbon-nitrogen hydrolase family protein, which translates to MSFKAAAVQMCSGVDPARNVETMAKLVREAAAQGATYIQTPEMTGAIQRDRAGLRSVLKDEANDIVVRAASALAGELGVYLHIGSTPIALSDGKIANRGFLFGPDGGRICDYDKIHMFDVDLENGESWRESAAYRPGTTARVADLAFGKLGFSICYDVRFPELFRQQAVAGAEIMSVPAAFTKQTGEAHWEILLRARAIENGVFVIAAAQAGKHEDGRETFGHSMIVDPWGRVLAEAGPTGEGIIIADIDTAAVHGARAKIPNLKNARSFVLDEVTPNGKGGVAA; encoded by the coding sequence ATGAGTTTCAAAGCTGCTGCCGTCCAGATGTGCTCCGGCGTCGATCCCGCAAGAAACGTGGAGACGATGGCGAAGCTTGTGCGCGAGGCGGCCGCTCAAGGCGCGACCTATATCCAGACCCCGGAAATGACCGGCGCCATCCAGCGCGATCGGGCAGGGCTTCGTTCCGTGCTGAAGGACGAGGCGAACGACATCGTCGTGCGCGCGGCCTCAGCCCTTGCCGGTGAGCTCGGCGTCTATCTTCATATCGGCTCGACGCCGATCGCCCTTTCCGACGGCAAGATCGCCAATCGCGGCTTCCTCTTCGGGCCGGACGGGGGCAGGATCTGCGACTACGACAAGATCCACATGTTCGACGTGGATCTGGAGAATGGCGAAAGCTGGCGAGAGAGTGCGGCGTATCGACCCGGCACCACGGCCCGTGTCGCCGATCTTGCGTTCGGCAAACTGGGCTTTTCCATCTGTTACGACGTTCGCTTCCCTGAGCTTTTCCGTCAGCAGGCCGTTGCCGGCGCCGAGATCATGTCCGTGCCGGCGGCCTTCACCAAGCAGACCGGCGAGGCGCATTGGGAGATCCTGCTGCGTGCCCGCGCCATCGAGAACGGCGTTTTCGTCATCGCCGCCGCGCAGGCTGGAAAGCACGAGGATGGTCGTGAAACTTTCGGTCATTCGATGATTGTCGACCCGTGGGGTCGCGTGCTCGCCGAGGCAGGCCCGACCGGAGAGGGGATCATCATAGCCGATATCGACACCGCCGCGGTGCATGGCGCGCGCGCCAAAATACCCAATCTCAAGAATGCCCGCAGTTTCGTGCTGGACGAGGTGACGCCGAACGGGAAAGGGGGCGTTGCAGCGTGA
- the argJ gene encoding bifunctional glutamate N-acetyltransferase/amino-acid acetyltransferase ArgJ codes for MSGSVSPLAPKTFAEMPPLRGVRMATAAAGIKYKNRTDVLMMIFDEPAAVAGVFTRSKCPSAPVDFCRRNLPAGVARAVVVNSGNANAFTGKKGREATELTAQSAAKAVGCTDSEIFLASTGVIGEPLDATKFAGVLDGLAVSAKEDFWFEAAKAIMTTDTYPKVATRSAKIGDVTVTINGIAKGAGMIAPDMATMLSFVVTDADIAPPALQALLSAGVGPTFNSVTVDSDTSTSDTLMLFATGAAAKDGQAKVVDAVDPRLDAFRAALNDLLRDLALQVVRDGEGARKMVIVTVEGAESDAAAKRIALSIANSPLVKTAVAGEDANWGRVVMAVGKSGEMAERDRLAIWFGDVRVAVEGERDPGYSEAAASAVMKGEDIPIRVDIGLGSGRATVYTCDLTKEYVEINGDYRS; via the coding sequence ATGTCCGGCTCCGTTTCTCCGCTCGCTCCGAAAACCTTCGCCGAAATGCCGCCGCTTCGAGGCGTGCGCATGGCTACGGCAGCCGCAGGGATCAAGTACAAGAACCGCACCGACGTGCTGATGATGATCTTCGACGAGCCCGCTGCGGTCGCTGGCGTCTTCACCCGATCGAAATGCCCGTCGGCGCCGGTCGATTTCTGCCGCAGGAATCTGCCGGCAGGTGTTGCCCGCGCCGTCGTCGTCAATTCGGGCAATGCCAATGCGTTCACGGGCAAGAAGGGGCGGGAGGCGACCGAACTTACGGCGCAGTCCGCAGCCAAGGCTGTCGGATGCACCGATAGCGAGATATTCCTCGCCTCGACCGGCGTGATCGGTGAGCCGCTCGATGCGACTAAGTTCGCCGGCGTCCTCGATGGTCTTGCGGTTTCCGCTAAGGAAGATTTCTGGTTCGAGGCGGCCAAGGCGATCATGACAACGGATACTTATCCGAAGGTCGCGACCCGCAGTGCCAAGATTGGTGACGTCACTGTGACGATCAACGGCATCGCCAAGGGGGCGGGCATGATCGCGCCCGATATGGCGACGATGCTTTCCTTCGTCGTGACGGACGCGGACATCGCGCCGCCAGCACTGCAGGCTCTGCTTTCCGCCGGCGTCGGCCCGACCTTCAACTCCGTCACGGTCGACAGCGACACCTCCACCTCTGACACGCTGATGCTGTTTGCCACCGGCGCGGCGGCGAAGGACGGTCAGGCGAAGGTCGTGGACGCTGTCGATCCGCGCCTCGACGCCTTCCGCGCGGCGCTCAACGACCTGCTGCGCGATCTGGCGCTGCAGGTGGTGCGCGACGGCGAAGGTGCCCGCAAGATGGTAATCGTAACCGTCGAAGGCGCGGAGAGCGATGCCGCAGCCAAGCGCATTGCGCTGTCGATCGCCAATTCGCCGCTCGTCAAGACGGCTGTTGCCGGCGAGGACGCGAACTGGGGCCGGGTGGTCATGGCTGTCGGCAAATCCGGAGAGATGGCCGAACGGGACCGGCTTGCGATCTGGTTCGGCGATGTGCGCGTTGCAGTCGAGGGCGAGCGGGATCCGGGCTATTCCGAGGCAGCGGCAAGCGCCGTCATGAAGGGCGAAGACATTCCGATCCGTGTCGACATCGGTCTCGGTTCGGGTCGTGCGACCGTCTACACCTGTGATCTGACCAAGGAATATGTCGAGATCAACGGCGACTACAGAAGCTGA
- a CDS encoding Flp family type IVb pilin, producing the protein MAKFASFIRSRDGATAIEYGLVAALISVGLLIGLESLSDSLLGLFNHVSDTVESAWG; encoded by the coding sequence ATGGCCAAGTTCGCAAGCTTCATTCGTAGCAGAGACGGCGCCACAGCCATCGAATACGGCCTCGTCGCCGCGCTTATTTCCGTCGGTCTGCTGATCGGGCTGGAGAGTCTCTCCGATTCGCTGCTCGGCCTCTTCAATCACGTGTCGGACACGGTGGAGTCGGCCTGGGGGTGA
- a CDS encoding aspartate kinase has protein sequence MARIVMKFGGTSVANLERIYNVARHVKREVDAGHEVAVVVSAMSGKTNELVGWVENMPKVAGSNAPFYDAREYDAVVASGEQVTSGLLAIALQSMNINARSWQGWQIPIKTDNAHGAARILDIEGADIIRRMGEGQVAVIAGFQGLGPDNRLATLGRGGSDTSAVAIAAAVKADRCDIYTDVDGVYTTDPRIEPKARRLKKIAFEEMLEMASLGAKVLQVRSVELAMVHKVRTFVRSSFEDPDAPGMGDLLNPPGTLICDEDEIVEQEVVTGIAYAKDEAQISLRRLADRPGVSAAIFGPLAEAHINVDMIVQNISEDGSKTDMTFTVPSGDVDKALKVLSDNKEKIGYDVAQSESGLVKVSVIGIGMRSHAGVAASAFRALAEKGINIKAITTSEIKISILIDGPYAELAVRTLHSAYGLDKS, from the coding sequence ATGGCACGCATCGTGATGAAATTCGGCGGAACGTCCGTCGCAAATTTGGAACGCATCTACAATGTCGCCCGCCATGTGAAACGTGAGGTCGATGCCGGCCACGAGGTCGCCGTCGTCGTTTCCGCCATGTCCGGCAAGACCAACGAACTGGTCGGCTGGGTCGAAAACATGCCGAAGGTCGCCGGTTCGAACGCCCCGTTTTACGACGCGCGCGAATACGATGCGGTCGTTGCCTCCGGTGAGCAGGTCACCTCCGGTCTGCTTGCGATCGCGCTGCAATCCATGAACATCAACGCGCGCTCCTGGCAGGGTTGGCAGATCCCGATCAAGACCGACAACGCCCACGGCGCTGCCCGCATCCTCGATATCGAAGGAGCCGACATCATCCGGCGGATGGGCGAGGGCCAGGTGGCGGTGATCGCCGGCTTCCAGGGCCTTGGCCCAGACAACCGGCTGGCCACACTCGGGCGCGGCGGCTCCGACACTTCGGCGGTTGCGATCGCCGCCGCCGTTAAGGCCGACCGCTGCGACATCTACACCGATGTCGATGGCGTCTACACGACCGATCCGCGCATCGAGCCCAAGGCGCGGCGGCTGAAGAAAATCGCCTTCGAGGAAATGTTGGAAATGGCCTCGCTCGGCGCCAAGGTGTTGCAGGTGCGCTCGGTCGAGCTCGCCATGGTGCACAAGGTTCGCACGTTCGTGCGCTCTTCTTTCGAGGATCCCGATGCGCCGGGCATGGGTGACCTTCTGAACCCGCCCGGAACGCTGATTTGTGATGAGGATGAGATCGTGGAACAGGAAGTCGTAACCGGCATTGCCTATGCCAAGGATGAAGCCCAGATTTCGCTGCGCCGTCTGGCAGACCGGCCGGGCGTTTCCGCCGCGATCTTCGGTCCCCTGGCAGAAGCCCATATCAACGTCGACATGATCGTCCAGAACATCTCGGAAGACGGCTCGAAGACGGACATGACCTTCACCGTCCCTTCGGGCGATGTCGACAAGGCGCTCAAGGTGCTTTCCGACAACAAGGAAAAGATCGGCTACGATGTCGCCCAGTCCGAATCCGGCCTGGTCAAGGTCTCGGTGATCGGTATCGGCATGCGCAGCCATGCGGGCGTCGCCGCATCCGCCTTCCGGGCGCTTGCCGAGAAGGGGATCAACATCAAGGCGATCACCACCTCCGAGATCAAGATATCCATTCTGATCGACGGTCCATATGCGGAATTGGCGGTTCGCACTTTGCATTCCGCCTACGGTCTGGATAAGAGTTAA
- a CDS encoding DUF1178 family protein encodes MIRYNLSCDNGHDFEGWFASSDDFDSQVERRLVACPACGSHSVSKQLMAPSVSTARKKEATRALVMDRAQKETIAKIRDLVNSIRENAEDVGERFPEEARKIHYGEAEQRGLIGKASAEEAMALLEEGIEIAPLPVLPDDAN; translated from the coding sequence GTGATCCGTTACAACCTTTCGTGTGATAATGGCCATGATTTCGAAGGCTGGTTCGCGTCGAGCGACGACTTCGATTCGCAGGTCGAGCGGCGTCTGGTCGCATGTCCCGCTTGCGGCTCTCACTCCGTCAGCAAGCAGCTGATGGCGCCGTCGGTGTCGACAGCACGCAAGAAGGAGGCGACGCGCGCGCTGGTGATGGATCGCGCCCAGAAAGAAACGATCGCCAAGATCCGCGACCTGGTCAATTCGATCCGCGAGAATGCCGAGGATGTCGGCGAACGTTTCCCGGAAGAGGCGCGCAAGATCCACTATGGCGAGGCCGAGCAGCGCGGGCTGATCGGCAAGGCTAGCGCGGAAGAGGCGATGGCGCTTCTGGAAGAAGGTATCGAGATCGCACCTCTACCGGTGCTGCCGGATGATGCGAACTGA
- a CDS encoding ABC-F family ATP-binding cassette domain-containing protein has protein sequence MALINVKNLGVTLGAPLFSNLNLSVAAGDRIGIVAANGRGKSTLLKCIAGGLDPTAGEITRSRGLTVGHVEQAVPSAILGKSFYEAVLEALPEEQAETESWRVDVTLDSIDVPTELRERPIAELSGGWQRLALLARVSVTDPDALLLDEPTNHLDLAKIMRLETWLNSLPRDVPVLISSHDRAFLDATTNRTLFLRPEQSQVFSLPYSRARSALDEIDASDERRYQKEMKTAQQLRRQAAKLNNIGINSGSDLLTVKTKQLRQRAERLEDAARPGFQERSSGAIRLANRGTHAKTLLTLDSVSVEAPGGRLLFKTGKLWICQGDRIVLLGRNGAGKSRFVDLIRTAVSGSGHASESIKSTPSVVLGYSDQALAGLPDEDTPLAALGRRFEIGDQRARALLAGAGLGIDLQTRPIGALSGGQKSRLAMLILRLTNPNFYLLDEPTNHLDIDGQEALESELMANEATCLLVSHDRSFVRAVGNRFWQIENRRLVEIEGPEDFFASAAASPT, from the coding sequence ATGGCCTTGATCAATGTAAAGAACCTCGGCGTCACCTTGGGTGCGCCGCTCTTCTCGAACCTCAACCTTTCGGTCGCAGCCGGCGACCGTATCGGCATCGTCGCCGCCAACGGCCGGGGAAAGTCCACGCTTTTGAAATGCATCGCAGGCGGGCTTGATCCGACCGCCGGCGAAATCACGCGCTCGCGTGGCCTCACTGTCGGCCACGTCGAGCAAGCGGTGCCGTCCGCCATCTTGGGCAAGTCATTCTACGAAGCGGTGCTCGAGGCGTTGCCGGAGGAACAGGCGGAAACAGAAAGCTGGCGAGTCGACGTCACGCTGGATTCGATCGACGTTCCCACGGAGCTTCGCGAGCGGCCGATCGCTGAGCTCAGCGGCGGCTGGCAGAGGCTTGCGCTTCTCGCTCGCGTCTCGGTCACCGATCCGGACGCGCTGCTGCTCGACGAACCGACGAACCACCTCGACCTCGCCAAGATCATGCGGCTGGAAACCTGGCTCAACAGCCTCCCCCGCGACGTTCCCGTGCTGATCTCCAGCCATGACCGCGCCTTTCTCGATGCAACAACCAACCGCACGCTGTTTCTGCGTCCTGAGCAGTCTCAGGTGTTTTCGCTTCCCTATTCGCGCGCCCGCAGCGCGCTAGACGAGATCGATGCCTCGGATGAGCGGCGTTATCAGAAGGAGATGAAGACGGCCCAGCAGTTGCGCCGGCAGGCGGCCAAGCTCAACAATATCGGCATCAACTCCGGTAGCGATCTCCTGACCGTCAAGACGAAGCAGTTGCGCCAGCGGGCGGAGCGTCTGGAAGACGCGGCGCGGCCGGGCTTTCAAGAACGATCATCCGGGGCGATCCGGCTTGCCAACCGCGGCACGCACGCAAAGACCCTGCTGACGCTTGACAGTGTGTCCGTGGAGGCGCCTGGCGGACGTCTGCTCTTCAAGACAGGCAAGCTCTGGATCTGCCAGGGCGACCGCATTGTGCTGCTCGGGCGCAACGGGGCCGGAAAATCCCGTTTCGTCGACCTGATCAGAACGGCGGTATCCGGATCGGGCCACGCCTCGGAAAGCATCAAGTCAACGCCGTCTGTCGTGCTCGGCTACAGTGATCAGGCCCTTGCTGGCCTGCCGGATGAGGACACGCCGCTTGCAGCCCTCGGCCGGCGATTCGAGATCGGCGATCAAAGGGCACGCGCCCTGCTTGCGGGCGCCGGCCTTGGCATCGACCTCCAGACGCGCCCGATCGGCGCTCTTTCGGGCGGGCAGAAGTCGAGGCTTGCGATGCTTATCCTGAGGCTCACCAATCCGAATTTCTACCTGCTCGACGAACCGACCAACCATCTGGACATCGATGGACAGGAGGCGCTGGAATCGGAATTGATGGCCAACGAGGCGACCTGCCTACTCGTCTCCCACGATCGCAGCTTCGTGCGCGCCGTCGGCAATCGCTTCTGGCAGATCGAAAACCGGCGGCTCGTCGAGATCGAGGGGCCGGAGGATTTCTTTGCCTCCGCGGCAGCGAGTCCGACGTAA